GCACCGGTCTTCGTTGACACGGTGCGGCGCCGCCTCTATAATGCCAGTTGCGGTTGCACGCCGCCTTGTGTTTTTTGGGAGCCGCGGGCCGTAGCGCAGCTTGGTTAGCGCGCCACGTTCGGGACGTGGAGGTCGCCGGTTCAAATCCGGCCGGCCCGACCGCTCAACACGGCCAGAAACGAGGCCAGGAGGCCGGACCCCGATGGGGTTCCGGCCTCCTGGCCTTCAGGCGTCCGGCCTGGTGAACCCGCCCGGTCCCCGGGCCGTTCCCCTGCGGCCGCCTTGCGCCAGCGCCCACAAAAGAACGGCCGGAACGGGCCGCGCAGCGCCACCATGGAGCCCGCTGTCTATCCCTGGGGCCCGCTGCCCGGAAGGGCCGGACCGCCGGCACCCACCCGCTCGCCCTCTTCGCCGCCCCCGGCGGCCGGCCCGGTACCGGCCTGGGCCGCAGGCAAGCCTTCCGGTGCGGCAGGCCCTTCCGCGGAGCCTCCTCCGGCGCCCGCCCCCGCCGGCTCAGCGGCCGCCGCCGCGCCGGATCCTGCCTGGCGTTCCCCCTGGGTGCCTTCCTCGGGGGAGGGGGCCGCGGCCTCCGGTGGAGCCCCGGCTGGAGCCGGGCCTGCAGGGGCATCCGCCGGGCCGCGCGCCTTCACCCGGGCCGGTGCCTCCGGTTCCGCCGGGCGCGCGGCCAGCTCCCGGCGCGCCGCCTCCAGGGTGGGCACCAGGTTTTCGTAGGTGCAGCGGCGGATGGCCTCGTCCAGCGGCAGCCACTGGGCGTCCCGCAGTTCCTCCCGCTGCACCCGGATGCCGTGGTTCAGCGCCCTCACGAGAAAGTAGTGGACCGTCTTGTCCACTTCCTCATCGCCGTCCCGGAAGCGATAGCGCACCGGCGGCAGGCGCGTCTCCAGGGCCCCGACGATTCCCGTTTCCTCCCGGAT
This is a stretch of genomic DNA from Thermaerobacter sp. PB12/4term. It encodes these proteins:
- a CDS encoding NUDIX hydrolase, whose protein sequence is MIERQAAGGVVYRRAGAPAGAGGAPGPDATGPGSSGEGDRRPEPAVEVLMILDAYGHWALPKGGIEAGETPEAAALREIREETGIVGALETRLPPVRYRFRDGDEEVDKTVHYFLVRALNHGIRVQREELRDAQWLPLDEAIRRCTYENLVPTLEAARRELAARPAEPEAPARVKARGPADAPAGPAPAGAPPEAAAPSPEEGTQGERQAGSGAAAAAEPAGAGAGGGSAEGPAAPEGLPAAQAGTGPAAGGGEEGERVGAGGPALPGSGPQG